The Aedes aegypti strain LVP_AGWG chromosome 3, AaegL5.0 Primary Assembly, whole genome shotgun sequence genome contains a region encoding:
- the LOC5570882 gene encoding secernin-1 — protein MSGICGEAFVVLAPFVESGKTVIYGRNGLREPADDSAVSEVHHYPASDGSSGSVKCDSTEIDGAATFSVILAKPAGIWGAESGSNEKGVCLGLTFSEGHPVEGKVNATDLVRLGLERAASAAETIDVLTSLNGQHGPAEESKDAPKAAFVICDPNEAWLLNIVGSFWAAQKISGSLALKPGLSVGTQLDRCSDDLQSKLQAIGAWDGAGELNFAQAFGSDSSRAWPGSEPSGEGSFGLVQMFETLRAAGAEQNSLSSHVSVLSDSGLSCHWFTATPNPVESVYKPFIFTPGVKISPLTKIPSGESQTLLHKLHSNRKWENVGDLLTSLERTCVDEVNRFISEHSSEPNQELDELMKDCVEAEVKFYR, from the exons atgtctggaatcTGTGGAGAAGCATTCGTCGTCCTTGCTCCGTTTGTCGAATCAGGAAAAACCGTCATTTATGGGCGGAACGGGCTCCGAGAGCCGGCGGATGACTCTGCAGTTAGCGAAGTGCACCATTATCCAGCATCCGATGGCAGCAGCGGATCAGTGAAA TGCGATTCGACTGAAATTGATGGAGCTGCGACGTTTTCTGTGATTCTGGCCAAACCAGCTGGCATTTGGGGTGCCGAGagcgggtccaacgaaaaaggCGTCTGCCTAGGGCTTACCTTCAGCGAGGGTCATCCGGTCGAGGGGAAAGTTAATGCCACGGATCTGGTGAG ATTGGGCTTAGAACGAGCCGCCAGTGCAGCTGAAACTATCGATGTTTTGACATCGCTAAATGGCCAGCATGGTCCGGCCGAAGAAAGCAAGGATGCGCCTAAAGCAGCTTTCGTGATTTGTGATCCGAACGAAGCATGGCTATTAAATATCGTTGGAAGCTTCTGGGCCGCACAAAAAATCTCAGGCAGTTTAGCTCTTAAACCAGGATTGTCAGTGGGAACGCAACTCGATCGATGCTCCGATGATCTGCAGTCCAAATTGCAGGCTATTGGTGCATGGGATGGGGCAGGAGAGTTAAACTTCGCCCAAGCATTCGGCTCCGATAGCTCCCGTGCCTGGCCAGGCAGTGAACCTTCTGGAGAGGGTTCCTTTGGATTAGTGCAAATGTTTGAAACGCTGAGAGCTGCAGGCGCGGAACAAAATTCGCTCTCCAGTCATGTGTCCGTTTTATCAGATAGTGGCTTATCCTGTCACTGGTTCACCGCAACGCCTAATCCAGTGGAATCGGTCTACAAACCATTTATTTTCACGCCGGGAGTCAAGATATCACCCCTTacgaaaattccttcaggggaAAGTCAAACATTGCTTCATAAATTGCATTCCAATCGAAAGTGGGAAAACGTGGGCGATTTACTGACGTCGCTTGAACGCACATGTGTCGATGAAGTTAATCGTTTTATTAGCGAGCATTCAAGCGAACCGAATCAAGAGTTGGATGAGCTGATGAAGGATTGCGTAGAGGCTGAGGTTAAGTTCTACCGTTGA